Below is a genomic region from Macaca thibetana thibetana isolate TM-01 chromosome 1, ASM2454274v1, whole genome shotgun sequence.
tcttttagtttcataGAGTCTTCAAGGAGTCCATGAACTTATTGAAATTGTATGCAGCAAGTTATATATGTCTGCTATCCTTCCTTTTCCCAACATTCAGAATGCTTCATGACCTCAGAAAGATTGAAGGCCGTTAACTGTAATACCCTCAAGATTCCCAGTATGGTTATACCTTAAAAGCAGAATAAGTTGGGATCTTTTAGTGACCAGTTTCTCTTACTTGTGGGTAGAGGTCGTGAAAACATGAAATAACTTCTCTTGAACATTAAGTATCCACTCATCCTCAGAAAAATCTTTTCAAGGTAGAAATTATGCTGATTTTTATGATgaataaacagaatcaaaagatAGGTAATTTGTCCAAAGTCCTATAGCTAATGAATATAACTGGAATTAGCTTCCAAATTCATAGCCTTGATTTCTAAGCTCATGTTCTCTGTAGTTTTCtcccagccttattttttttctctagagaatGGTGTTTCCTATTTATTGCCTAATATTAACGTAAAGTTGTAATTAATCATTTACATGTTTCAGAGTAAAATAATTCTTCCCTACCCCACCCTAGCTttttcaaaaagacagaaaaggtttacttttaatttaaataggtAAGTCAAGGAACTTCTAAACTAGCATAAGTGTCAACATTTCGTGTTAGGGTTATTGATAATTTCCTAAGATAATGCCCACCCACTCCCCCACATATATGTAAAAGGAGAAAATTGAAGACATAGTCTCTTAATAGATTTCTAGGTTGAGATAAGGACTTATTTGATGAATAATATTCCCATTGAGGAGGGAAATATGTAAATTCCCATAAGCAGCAGAAATCTGAAGATAATTCTTATGGATCGTATGGTATGAAATTAGTCATAAAGTCATTAGTCATTTAGCCTTGATGTGGCATCTTGAAGGCTCACCATTTGCATGTTTAGTCACACATTTTCATAGTCTGCACTATTATGCATTAATTTTAATCTGCTTGGTTCAGCTGTTTGCTGCATACTTTTAGGACCAGCCAACTTTTTATAAAAGCTAACGTGATAATGGAGGCATATAAGTCCAAGACTGTCTTAAGTTTGTGAGTAGTTTATAACATTCAGCAGCATAGTCCTTGACTATGTACTGTGTGTTAGTACAGTGTTTTTGTACACACTGAATTTTTATTCATACAGAAACTAATACATTAATGATTATTTGTTCCCTTAAATTTTTGTAAGCCAATTAAGCGGATGTACTTAACACCACGTAACTTTTAGCACTGCATTGCTGAAATTACTTAACTTTGTAGAACTGATAATCTACGTTTTAGAGAAGTAAAAATAAGAGTTTTACCCAGTACTAGGTGATAAACAGTATTTACTTTCCTCTTCCTTAACTAGTTACTTACTCGCTATAATCAATTATCCTTTAGTTCTATCCAGAaggttttttttgaaatggagtctctctctctgttgtccaagctgtagtgcagtggcacagtcttggctcactgcaacctctgcctcctgggttggaacagttctcctgcctcagcctcctgagtagctgggattataggtgtgcaccaccacgcccagctaatttttttatttttagtagagatggagtttcgccatgttggccaggctggtcttgaatgcctgacctcaggtgatccacccacctcagttggcctcccagagtgctgggattacaggcgtgatccactgcttcctgccagtttttgtttttaatatgaacTTGGGTTTATTTATATATTGGGTTTATTATCAATATATTGCTGACTGACATTTAGGAGCTCATGGGCCATCAATCAACTTCCAGTTCTTAGGGTAGATTAAGCAGTAAATTAGGACTAAAGCTTCTTCCTGATTCTTCTTCCTTGAACCagatatatttgaaagaaaaacacttaAACATCCGCTTTTAGGAAAgcctttttctgaatttattagAGCCTGCTGATAAGGAACAAAAGGATAATAGTTCACTTATTTACTGGGTATTGGGTAGAagaagtgaaacaaacaaacttgaTGTTTgacctaaaatttttaaataaagcttgCATATCAAGTCTTGGATTGATCATACATTTTATATTGCTCAGCATAATCCAATACCACCTGAAAAAACAAAGTACTCACCTGCCTGAGTCATTTCCTTTCATAAAATCCAACTTTAAATAGATGTTGGGGCCATAATTTTGTTTTGGGGTATTCTGTTCATTCAGAGTGTCTTAATAAAACTATTGATGAGCTATTGTTATCTTAGACATTACCCAATATGAACTGTTCCCAGAAGATTTCATTTCCAAATGAGttctaaatgaagaaaaatggcttttacaattatgaatataaaaatcTCAAGTTAGTTAAGTGGTACATTCATTGAATTTAGTGTAATTCAAACTTTAAAACTGGTTGTTCAGTAAGTACTGATTTGTATAGAAAACTTCTATATTTCCAGGTTTCCCCTTTAATAGGaaagtcttatttaagaaacTATCTCTAGGATAAAGTGTTTTCATACATTGGTCTTCTGATACATCAGTGTAAACTGCCAcggcaaaggaaataaaagagctATTGGTCATGTGACGGTCTCTTAGGATCACTTTGGTTTTGACCAGCCAGTAGGAGACAAGAATCTctctgccgcccagactggagtacagtggcatgatcttggctcactacagcctccaactcctggttcaagcgattctcctgtctcagcctcctgagtagctgagattacaggcatcgccaccatgcatggctaatttttgtatatttagtagagatggggtttcagcttgttggccaagctggtcttgaactcctgatctcaagtgatcctgctgcctcggcctcccaaagtgctgggattacaggcatgagacactgtgccctgCCGATGCCAGTTTTAACTGAGGGATGTTAGTGAAGCAGCTTGAGGTTAACTGACTATAATATTACTGACTCATTAGCATGGATTTTGGTTGGTATTGACTTGGAGAAGAGTCTAGTTATTTGAAACTGAAGGGGAAAAAGGTAATTTGAACTCTGAGTAGGACTTGTTAAATctatattttttctgtgtttttataggattttttttaaaaagcttttaaaagtaaTATGTAGTTGGTTCATATTTGAGTGACATCATGGAATAAATTGGATTCTTCtaattacagtattttttaaaatatgttttttttgtttgttttttgagatggagttttgctcttttcgcccaggctggagtacaatggtgtgatctcagctcgctgcaacctccgccttctgggttcaagcacttctcctgcctaaacctcccgagtcgctaggattacaggtgcccaccagcacaccggcctaatatttgtattcttagcagagatagggtttcaccatgttggccaggctggtctcaaactcctgacctcaggtgatctgcccgcctcagcctcccaaagtgctgggattacaggcatgagccaccgcccccagcctaaaaatatgttttattttctctcaagaGAAGCAAGATAAAGTCAAATAAGGCTGACACAGTTTTCATGAGATTCTAGAGAAATTTTGTGTATATAACTGCTAATATTACTAAGAATGaaatttgttagtattttattaaaCTATTGGTTACAGcaatactttttaaacaaaattaattgaAGAGTATCAGATTTCGATGGATTGTATCAGGTGTACTAACCTTTTTCTAATGTTAGTACTATAAATTTTCTGTGCTACAGTAAAGCACTAAATTGTAATATCCAAAATAAACTGACTTTAATTAGATATTATATTCATACATCGAgttaatttcatgttttattacTTTGAACTGGCCATTCACCCATTGATAAGAAAACCCTGTCTTCCAAGAGTAAGTTACTCCAGAACCAGATAATAGAGAGAAAGGATACTAATTTTAATACATGTTAAAGTGGCttcaagtgaattttttttaaggtgcAATATTATATTCAGAGACAATAGGTCTTTCAGACtatatttcttttaatgaaataatgtcaaAGGAAAAGAACACAATATTCATTGTTTTAAGGGTAAAGGGCATTTGTTGACatagataatagaaaaaagaTTCATTTGGCTTATCAGTGTAGTCAAAAGTTGTAGCCTCTGTTTTGTTTGGCTTAAAGCTAATTCCTATGCgatacatatttcttttaatcAAATTCAGTGTTCTAAATCCTGATttgtggggctgggcatggtggctcacgcctataattccagcattgaGAAgcatggcgggtggatcacttgaggtcaggagttcgagatcagcctgaccgacacggtgaaaccctgtctctactaaaaaatacaagaattagccgggcatggtggcatgcacctgtaatcccagctactcgggaggttaaggcaggagaatcacttgaaactgggagacagaagttgcagggagccgagatcatgccactgtacttcagcctggataacagagcgagactccgtctcaaacaaacaaacacaaaaaaacctgaGTTGTATATAATATCCttagaaaggaaaaatcaaatcTCAGTGGCCCTCcagagtttattttaaataggtATGTGAAtcaccacattttttaaaaagctgtatgcattagattttttgtttatattaaatacattcagaATGCCCACAGaaataaatctagaaaatacCAATTCACATTAACCAAACACAATGCCATGTTACTTAGTTGCTCACAGTGTACATTTTACTAACCAGTACAGGGTTGGTTCTTTGAGCTCAGTTTACTTTCACCAGCTATACCACCCTGTCCCTTGTGTTGATTCAGGtctttcaactcttttttttctattcaaaacAATATAATAGCTCCCTATGAGTCATTTGGGTTTTACATAGATGTATATTAAATCTGTCTTGAGGATTACAGTAATGCTACCTGGTGCTAAATTAatcataaacaaaaatacaaactggCTACTGGGATTGTGTTGCTGATCTTGGCTGTAGTTTGTTCAACGTTGGAGCTCTGAAACCTGATTGCTGAAGTTTGAATCCTCTCTCCACTACTTAGATGCATCACATTGCGACAGAAATCTTTTGGCCTTTGTGTATTTCATCTCCcacctcatagggttattgtgtgagaatgaaatgaaataatacatgtaaaacacttaggaatGGGTCTGGCaaatagtaaatacacaaatgTTAGCAGGCGTATGTATGCATCACATTATAAATGGTAAATCCAGTTGAATCACAATGTGTGTTGTTTTTAGgttatcattaaaatgaaaacacaaaagttgAAAGCTGTTATAAGGAACTTGCAAAAGCCTGAAATTATTGACTGTTGGAGACTATACATGACTGTAGAGACTACATAGACCACAGATCAGCAGACTATAGCCAGTTATAACTTGAttctataaataaaactttattagaacacagccatacccatttatttatgtattgcttGTGGCTATTTTTGCATTACAGTGGCAAGTTGAGTAATTGTGGGAGACCcaatggcctgcaaagcctagaGTATTTACTAGCAGGCCAGTTACATAAAAGTGTGCCTACTCCTGCTGTAGGCTCTAGAAGCTCTGTATGACTGTTGAGAATATTTCAATCCCTAGGTGCCTCTAGATCTCGATTTGACAAATGATTGCCTTTGGCCTTCATAAGAAGGGTACAAATCTCAATTATCtgtgatgtttaaaaaataaaaccagatacCTTGGCTGTATGTCACACCAACTAATTTAAAATCTTTGGGAATTGGGTTTTAAAAGGAcaagtataatttataaaaattcccAAAGAATGCTGATGCTTATCCTTGCTGACTACTGAAAAATTTTCATACTAGTAATATAGTTTAATGCTCTTAAAAAAGGAAAGCCTAAGAAATTGCTTCAGAGTGAAGTAATGATGGGCCCTTTTAAACCCATGAGACTGCAATTTGAATGCGAATGTAGTTTCTGCTTCACTGGGTTAAGAGATTAGTGTGGCCTAAATAAATGCATGGTGTTGGTTAAACTTTCACATATATTACTAATCCTGAAACTACCTGTCTGTCTTTCTAACTGCCTCTTATATGATGGTACTCACTGGTTAGAACACATGGTGAATAGAagatttcatgtttctttttttacttaGAGATTAGTGGGCGAAGAGGGGACTGAGAAAGTTCTTTCTGTATCTGCTGTAGGAAAACTGGCTCTAGAAAAGGGGTAGGAGTGGGCCAGCGGATAGGGATTTAAACAGAACTTTTCCATAattatacagtaaaaatataaaagtactgGGATCTTTCATTGCTCATAAGCTTATTCTATCTTGGAAGTAATTcctatgtttaataaaataacttaTATAAGAAGAGGCCTAAAATGAATCGATATTTAAAACTGTAATATCTTGGATAGGAAAATTAGCTTTGAAACATTTTGTAATCATTAATTTTTGTCAAATTTAGAATGAATTGTCTGTTATAGAAAACGAGGTTACTGTGGTTAAGattgactattttcttttttctttctctaaaaaatGAAGGCATTTCAGTAGAACCATGGAGGAACTGGTTCACGACCTTGTCTCAGCATTGGAAGAGAGCTCAGAGCAAGCTCGAGGTGGATTTGCTGAAACAGGAGACCATTCTCGAAGTATATCTTGCCCTCTGAAACGCCAGGcaaggaaaaggagagggagaaaacgGAGGTCCTATAATGTGCATCACCCGTGGGAGACTGGTCACTGCTTAAGTGAAGGCTCTGATTCTAGTTTAGAAGAACCAAGCAAGGACTATAGAGAGaatcacaataataataaaaaagatcacAGTGACTCTGATGACCAAATGTTAGTAGCAAAGCGCAGGCCATCATCAAACTTAAATAATAATGTTCGAGGGAAAAGACCTCTGTGGCATGAGTCTGATTTTGCTGTGGACAATGTTGGCAATAGAACTCTGCGCAGGAGGAGAAAGGTAAAACGCATGGCAGTAGATCTCCCACAGGACATCTCTAACAAACGGACAATGACCCAGCCACCTGAGGGTTGTAGAGATCAGGACATGGACAGTGATAGAGCCTACCAGTATCAAGAATTTACCAAGATcaaagtcaaaaaaagaaagttgaaaataatCAGACAAGGACCAAAAATCCAAGATGAAGGAGTAGTTTTAGAAAGTGAGGAAACGAGCCAGACCAATAAGGACAAAATGGAATGTGAAGAGCAAAAAGTCTCAGATGAGCTCATGAGTGAAAGGTGACTTTTATGttctctaaatataaaaatatttgtctcCAGTGTTTGTGGTtgaatgttttatattaattaattctattttaaaataattataaactatAATAATGATAGTGATATTACTGTTAACTATGGTTATATTTCCTTATAATTTATGATGTTTAGCACAAAGCAAAATTGCTTATTTGATTTATACAAAGTCTTTCGATTATATTATAATGACTCAGTTTTCAGCTacaaggagaaaaggaaatggattttCAGTGGAAAAGAATGTGCTTTTGAATAACAGCACGtttgtaactcagaaatggatatataattatttatgtttaattataGAACTTTAGCTTTTGGTACTTTTTAGAGTGTCACAATTCATTAATCTATTCTGATTCTTGAAAATCAAAAGTTTATACCACTTCAACGTGTGTGGCTTGACATAAAAAATCTGTA
It encodes:
- the GPATCH2 gene encoding G patch domain-containing protein 2 isoform X2; this translates as MFGAAGRQPIGAPAAGNSWHFSRTMEELVHDLVSALEESSEQARGGFAETGDHSRSISCPLKRQARKRRGRKRRSYNVHHPWETGHCLSEGSDSSLEEPSKDYRENHNNNKKDHSDSDDQMLVAKRRPSSNLNNNVRGKRPLWHESDFAVDNVGNRTLRRRRKVKRMAVDLPQDISNKRTMTQPPEGCRDQDMDSDRAYQYQEFTKIKVKKRKLKIIRQGPKIQDEGVVLESEETSQTNKDKMECEEQKVSDELMSESDSSSLSSTDAGLFTNDEGRQGDDEQSDWFYEKESGGACGITGVVPWWEKEDPTELDKNLPDPVFESILTGSFPLMSHSSRRGFQARLSRLHGMSSKNIKKSGGTPTSMVPTPGPVGNKRMVHFSPDSHHHDHWFSPGARTEHDQHQLLRDNRAERGHKKNCSVKTASRYCGVKNKRILQDASNIRFYLERQYPNFNSGEMNFPQFPQRGGLLL
- the GPATCH2 gene encoding G patch domain-containing protein 2 isoform X3; its protein translation is MFGAAGRQPIGAPAAGNSWHFSRTMEELVHDLVSALEESSEQARGGFAETGDHSRSISCPLKRQARKRRGRKRRSYNVHHPWETGHCLSEGSDSSLEEPSKDYRENHNNNKKDHSDSDDQMLVAKRRPSSNLNNNVRGKRPLWHESDFAVDNVGNRTLRRRRKVKRMAVDLPQDISNKRTMTQPPEGCRDQDMDSDRAYQYQEFTKIKVKKRKLKIIRQGPKIQDEGVVLESEETSQTNKDKMECEEQKVSDELMSESDSSSLSSTDAGLFTNDEGRQGDDEQSDWFYEKESGGACGITGVVPWWEKEDPTELDKNLPDPVFESILTGSFPLMSHSSRRGFQARLSRLHGMSSKNIKKSGGTPTSMATNWTSEIPL